The Chitinophaga pinensis DSM 2588 region AACCCCTGCTGATCTGCGGAATCTCAGTAAAGAGCAACTGCACGAAGTAAGTGAAGAACTCCGCCAGTTCATTATTGATGTTGTCAGTGTGCACGGTGGCCACTTTGCAGCCAGCCTCGGAGTGGTGGAGCTGTCTGTCGCACTACACTATGTTTTTAATACCCCTTATGACCAGCTGGTATGGGACGTAGGTCACCAGGCTTATGGTCATAAAATCCTGACCGGCAGAAGAGACGTTTTCCATACCAATAGAAAATATCACGGTATCAGCGGTTTCCCGAAAAGGGATGAAAGCGAGTATGACACCTTTGGCGTAGGTCACTCGTCCACCTCCATCTCAGCAGCCCTGGGTATGGCGATGGCGTCTAAATATAAAGGTGAAACCGACCGTCAGCACATCGCCGTCATCGGTGATGGCGCCATGACAGCAGGTATGGCGTTTGAGGCACTCAATCATGCAGGTGTTGCCAATGCCAATGTACTGATCATTCTCAATGACAACTGTATGTCCATTGACCCGAATGTAGGTGCACTGAAAGAATACCTGACCGACATCACAACTTCTCCTACCTATAATAAACTGCGCGACGATGTGTGGAACCTGCTGGGGAAACTCCCTGTAGGTAAACGCTTCACCCGTGACATGGCCTCCAAACTGGAAGCTGGTCTGAAAGGTGTTGTTTCCAGCTCCAGCAACCTGTTTGAATCGCTCAAACTCCGTTATTTCGGCCCGATCGACGGTCATAATATCGTGAAACTGGTTGATACCCTGCAGGATCTGAAAGACATTCCCGGCCCAAAACTGCTTCATATCGTTACCACCAAGGGTAAAGGCTATGCACTGGCGGAGAAAGACCAGACCACCTGGCACGCTCCGGGCCTGTTTGATAAAATCACCGGCGAAATCTTTAAGAAACCGGTGGATAAACCACAGCCGCCAAAATACCAGGACGTATTTGGTCATACCATCATCGAACTGGCAGAGCAGAATAAGAATATCATGGGTATCACCCCGGCGATGCCTTCCGGCTCTTCCCTGAAATTTATGATGGAGAAAATGCCTGACCGCGCTTTCGACGTTGGTATCTGTGAGCAGCATGCCGTTACCCTTTCCGCCGGTCTGGCTACACAGGGTATGCGCGTATTCTGTAACATCTACTCTTCCTTCATGCAGCGCGCCTATGACCAGGCTTTACATGATGTGGCTATCCAGAAACTGCCGGTTACTTTCTGTCTGGACCGTGCAGGTCTGGTAGGAGAGGACGGCCCTACACACCATGGCGCTTACGATATCGCTTTCATGCGTTGCGTTCCGAACATGATCATCAGTTCCCCGATGAACGAAGAAGAACTCCGCAACCTGATGTATACTTCTCAGCTGCCTACCCAGGAATATCCTTTTGTGATCCGTTATCCAAGAGGACAAGGTGTAATGCCTGACTGGAAACAGCCATTTAAAGAGATCAAAGTCGGAACCGGCCGCAAAGTGCGTAACGGTAAAGATATTGCCATCCTCTCCCTGGGTCATCCGGGCAACTTTGTCACCGAAGCCTGCAAAGAACTGCTGGCAGACGGTCTGCAACCAGCCCACTACGATATGCGTTTTGTGAAACCACTGGATGAAGCCATGCTGCACGAAATATTCAGTCAGTTTGACAAGATCATCACCGTAGAAGATGCTGCTGTAACAGGCGGATTTGGTAGCGCTGTACTGGAATTCATGGCCGCTAACGGTTACAAGGCAGATGTGCGTCTGCTGGGTATTCCTGACCGTATCGTTGAACATGGTAAACCAGACGAACTGCACCGTGAATGTGGCTATGATGCGACTGGCATCGCTGCTGCTGCACGTGCCATGCTGAAAGAGAAGATCACTGTTACTGCCTGATAAAAAGGCTGTACCCGTAAAATAACAAGAAAGCCACCGGTTATGACATTGCTCATACAGGTGGCTTTCTTATTTTTATAATATGGATGAATTGTATATACACCTCCGCATCAGGGAGGTCATAGCGGAAACAGCAGATACATTTACTTACAGACTGGAGACTGTCGACGGACAGCCATTGCACTATCAGCCGGGTCAATTCATTACATTGCTGATCTATCTGCACGGTACGGAATACAGAAGGTCTTATTCCTTCAGTTCTACGCCCGGCATTGATCCTTATCCGTCTGTAACAGTCCGGGAAAAGCAGAATGGCGAGATATCCCGTCATATATTGCGCGACTGGAAAGTTGGTGACAAGATCACAGCGCTGTTGCCTTCCGGACGTTTTACATTACCCGCTCACAGTAAGACTCCCAGGGATATCTTTTTACTGGGCGCCGGCAGCGGTATAACGCCTTTATATTCAATCCTGAAAGACGTGCTGCATCATGAACCCACTGCACATGTCAAATTAGTATACAGCAATCGCTCTGAACAGCGGACTATCTTCCATCAACAATTACAGGCACTTAAAGCACAGTTTCCTGAACAGTTGCATATCATACACCTGTACAGCAGCGAGCCGCCTGATCATATCATACGCCGGCTGGGTAACCTCTCCCTGGAACCACTGGTACAGCAACAGCTACGCTATCATAAACAGGACGCCCAGTTCTTTGTGTGCGGACCTCCTGAATATATGCGTATGGCGCTCTTAACGCTCACTTTTATGGGCTTTGAAGAGGAACAGCTGCATAAGGAGAATTTCGTCGTAAATACCGCGCCGCAACTGGCAAGAATAGGTGTACCGGATGATGCCTCCCGGAAAGATGTGACAATACATTTCCGCGGGGGAGTACATCAGCTTTCCCTTCCCGGCAATCGTAATATACTGGCGGCAGCACTTGAGCAAGGCATAGCAATACCTTACAGCTGTAAAGGAGGTGTTTGCGGATCCTGCACGGCCCGTTGTACAAAAGGTAAAGTGTGGATGGCCCTGAATGAAGTATTAACGGACAAAGAGGTAGAACAGGGCTTTGTCCTCACCTGCACCGGTTATGCGGCTAGTGCAGCGGTAGTGATAGAGCTATAACTACCAGAGACAGGATCACGAGAAAGACCTGAATTTCTCAAATTCGTCCTGCAATTCGTTATACAATTTTCTGAAGGTATTCATGCGGTCATACATTACATCATAATCATCAACCGGGCGGTCGTCATGTAATATAGCTGGCTGACCATTATTGGAGATCTTCTTTGAAGATTGCTTCAGATCGTGACGCAGTTCATCTGCTTTTTCTTCCTGACAAATAAACTGGTTCTGGAAATGTTCGATCTGGGCCAGGGATTCATCGTCAGTTTTGTGGCGGGCAAGCTGTTCCAACTGACTGCGCATAGACCGGATAGACTCCCTGGTAGCAATCACTTCGTCTCTCCAGTTACTGATCTGTTCGATGTCTGAGGTTTGTGCGGAAACTTCCATGTGTATTGATTTTAACGTGAAATAATTAAGCAATACAATATTCGTCCGTTACATATTTCTAAGGTACAAACCTTTTTTCACATAGGCTACATCAAATAAACACCTGCTTAGAATCCGCCATACGAGCCATTTTCAGGCATCTCTACCATGTGATATTTCCTTCAGATTTTCATCCATATATCATAGTGTAACTGACTACTAATTGCTTGTAATCTTTACAGGCAGTGAAACAACAGCGGATTATTATATAATAAAAAAAATTATTTCAGCCTGTATCGCCCTGCCACCGAGGGATACACCTTTGTAAGCTGTCATTTCAGGGGATGATGGCCGATAAATTATATAACAAAGATTTTTTCATTAGAAAAAAACACCTATATTTGCACCCTCATTGTGAGGTAGAGCAGTGGTAGCTCGTCGGGCTCATAACCCGAAGGTCAGAGGTTCGAATCCTCTCCTCGCTACTCAGAAACACAAAAGCCGAAGTTATCTTCGGCTTTTGTGTTTTTATCGCGTCACTGTCTATATCTGCATGTTTCTCTATCTCAGATAAGCGTTGTACATCCACACTATCTTCTCCTGCTCACGGATGTAAGTTGTGATCAGATCGTTTGTACCGTCATCCCCCACTTCATCGCTCAGCGCAGATACTTCACGTTCGATCTCTATCAGTGACTGCAGGCCGGACAACACATGTTGTACACAGGCCACATCTTTACTTTCATGTTTCACTTCTGCAATAACAGATTGTTCTATATAATCAGAGAAAGCATGCGTAGGTGTGAATCCCAGCGTCAGGATTCTTTCTGCAATCTCGTCGATCTTCGTCAACGAGTCTGTATATAACTCTTCGAATTTTACATGCAGGGTAAAGAACTTGTCACCACGTATGTTCCAGTGAAAGCCACGCACATTCATATAAAACAACTGGTACGTAGCCAGCAGTACATTCAGCTTCTCTGCAAGTTCTTTGGATGTTTTCTTTTCAAGCCCGATGTTCGTAGTCGAATTACTCATATCGTTATGTTTTTGGGTAATGGCAATTAACTCATAGGAACATCAATCAACAAAAAGTTTGCCGCTTTGAGTGTCTTTACCGTAGCGCTATCGTAATTGCTTAACCCAATCGCATCACGTGCTTTCAAGACTTCCCCGGCTATTTCTACCTCTCCGTCGAGTACAAAAAGATAGCTACCCTGTTGCGCCATTTTTGGCGTAATCTCCACACTTTGCCCCTCGTCAAAATGTCCCAGTGAAAACCATGCATCCTGGTTGATCAGGAGTGCATCACTGTCTGCTTCAGGAGAAACGACTACCTGTAATTTATTCTGCCGTTCTGCAACATCAAATGCTTTCTGCTGATAACGCGGTGTTATATCTTTTAGTTTTGGGAATACCCATATCTGCAGAAAGTTAACAGGATCTGTTTTAGAAGCGTTGAATTCAGAGTGTGCGATACCGCTACCTGCACTCATGATCTGTACTTCATTACTGCGAATGATCTCATGTCTGCCCGTATTATCGCGGTGTTCAAGCGATCCGCTTAAAGGAATCGAAACAATTTCCATATTGTCGTGCGGGTGAGTACCGAAACCCATTCCACCTTTTACTATATCGTCATTGAGTACACGTAATGCACCAAAATGAATGCGTTCAGGATTGTAATAACCTGCAAAGCTGAATGTGTGATAACTCTGTAACCAGCCGTGGTTTGAGAAGCTGCGTGAATCAGCTCTGTGAATGATCTTGTCCATATATCTTGTCTCCTTTACAATACAAATATCCTCATTAAATGAAGGCAGGGAAATGGATAGCTTGTTGAAAAGAGTGGACTATTTATACCGATAAAAAAGAGCCGTGCAGTATATAACCGCACAGCTCTTTCTATAATGATTTTTTGCTTACTGATTACGCCAGTTGAGCGTCCAGTGTGATCTCCGTATTCAACAGTTTGGAGATAGGGCAGTTAGTTCTTGCCTCTTCTGCCAGTTCAAGGAACTTCGCATTATCCAAACCAGGAACAGTTGCCTTTAATTCCAGGTGACTGCTTGTAATAGCGCCATTCTCCAGCGTAATCGTTGCTTTTGTATCAATATTTTCAGGGGTAAAACCGGCGCCGGAAAGCAGAAAACTGAGCTTCATGGTAAAGCAACCTGAATGCGCAGCCGCTATCAGCTCTTCAGGATTGGTGCCGGTACCGTCTTCAAAACGGCTTTTATAGGAATATGCTGTATTGTCAAGTACACCTGACTGTGAACTTACTGTACCTTTTCCATCTTTACCGGTACCTTTCCAGTTAGCGGATGCAGTTCTTTTCATAATAAATACGTTTGATTAGATGAATGAATATGTGAATGATCAAAGTGGTTAATCTTCCTGAAATTACTATTCTTTTTTGTTTCCAAAGACCTTGCCACACGTAGATTTTTCTCTACAAGCTTTTATACAACAAAAAGCCGGATGAATCACTTCATCCGGCTCACACTATTGCTGGCAATCATCCTCAAAAAAACATCTTTCTCATATCCATTGCCGCCACTGTTTCCCCTGTCTTAAATTCTTTATTCCAGACTGATTAGCATCATTTCATTATTGCAATGGCTTTTGCCAGTCTATAACGGATTAAGCCTGTTTCACCAGCTGTACACTCGCCTGTAACTTCACTTCATCACCCAATACCAGACCACCATTATCAGTTACAGCATGGAATGAAACGCCGAAATCCTTTCTGTTGATTTTACCTTTAATATCGAAACCTGCTTTTGTCTGACCATATGGGTCTTTTACAATACCGCTGAATTCTACAGCCAGTTCTACTGGTTTGGTAACACCGCGCAGAGTCAGGTCACCAGTTACTTTATAATTCTCATCGTCCACTTTCTTCACACCGGTAGATACAAAACTCAGCTTTGGATACTGTGCAGCATGGAAGAAGTCTTCTGCCTGTAAGTGCTGATCACGCTGTTCGTTCTTCGTGCTGATGCTGTTTACATCTGCTTCAAAAGTGATCTTTGCATCGGTGAAGTCATCGCTGCTGCTTTCTGCAGTTCCTTCATATTTACCAAAATATCCAGTTACGCTAGAGATCATCAGGTGTTTTACCTTAAATTCTACATCGCTGTGAGATGCGTCGATTTTCCAGATTGCCATAACTTTAAGTGTTTTTTTAAGTTTAGTGTTTTTTTAAGTCTTGCGTTGTCAATTCGTTTTGTCTTATTTCCATCTGATGAACAAATACGTCATCGATTCACTTTGTCCTTTCTCTTGTTCTTGTCTGCCGTTCTTCTGTTTGTTATATCCGTTTCATTAAGACAATACAAAATTACATGTTGCAACAAATGTTAGGAATGGATAAAATGACTTAATCGGTGTACTTTTTTTCGCCGACTTAAAAAATACTAATTATCAGGCACTTGCGCGAGAAGCTTCTTTGAACTCAGAAGGGGTCTGGTTGGTATATTTCTTAAAGAAGCGGCTGAAGTAGTGAGGATCTTCAAAACCCAGTTTATAGGCAATCTCCTTGGCGGAGAGATCTGTATTATATAGATAACGCTGTGCTTCCAGGATAACCCGGTTGCGGATATGCTCTCCGGCAGTAATACCGGACAACTGTTTGCTGATCTCATTCAGTAAGACCGGCTTAATATGGAGGATCGCAGCATAATCTGACACATTTTTCAAGGTGACATACTGTTCTTCGATCAGGTTTTTGAATTGCAGGAACAGGGAACTGTTATGGGTAGCATGTTGTTCCGGAGCGGCCAGCATACTGCTTCCCTTGATACGGGAGGCAAGTACCAGGAAATAACGCAACAAGCCGTGAAAAGCAGTCTCATAGTCTGCCTCCTGCTGTTGTACCTCTTTCATCATCATATGTACCACCATCTCGAAGTCTTTTTCCTGCTCCGGACTGAGGGTAATGACGCTGCTGAACTGATTATTAAAGAAGAGAGAGGAATTGATGCCCATCAGGGTAGCTGCCTGGTCTTTCAGACACATAAAAGCGTCCTGGAAAGCGATCATATATCCTTCGATCCTGTCGCTGAATTCCATCTTATGTACCTGCCCAGGCGCCAGAAAGAACAGGGTGTTCTTCTTTACGGCATGTGTGACAGTGTCGATGGTATTGATAAGTTGCCCTTTTTTGATCCAGTAAACGGTATAGAAATCATGCCTGTGGGGAATACCATTGCTGGAAAAGAACCCATCTCCCAGTTCGCATAGTCCGGATACAACAAATTTCGGATCCGCCTGTGCGTACTTCGGTAAAGACACTATTTCTATATGTGCTCGTTTATCACTCATTCAAATGTACCGGCAACTTCTAACTCCCGGTCCTCAGGCTCAATGTAGTCAATTATAAAATTATTCCTGCCTTCTCCTACCATAATTCCCAGATATTTCATCTGTACCAGTTCAAGCATACCGAGAAACAGGAAGATGGCATGTACCCGGTCACGACAATGATCAAAGATTTTCTCAAAAGCGAGGGTCTTTTCGCTGGCCGCCAGCTCTATCATATATTCACGGGAGCCTTCCATGGTGTATTCATATTTGTATACAACGTGCTGAGGCTTGTTTTCCCGCTGTTTTACCCTTTGCATGACCTTTTCAAAGGTCTGGGTCAGCTTGAACAGGGTCAGGGTCTGTATTTCCGTTCCCTCGCTGGTCTCTTCTCCGATGCTGGCCAGTTCTTTCTTTATGTTTCCACGTTTGATCTGCAACATACGCTCGGCCTCGCGCTCTGCGAGTTCAGCGGCTGCCTGCTTGAAACGTTTGTATTCCAATATCTTATCGATCAACTCCTGGCGGGGATCTATCTCTATTCCTTGTTCATCCAGTTCCTTACGAGGCAACAGCATTTTAGCCTTGATACGCATCAGGGTAGATACGAACAGGATAAATTCACTGGCCAGCTCAATATTGAGCGATTCCAGGTGATGGATATAATCGAGGAAATCGTTGGTGATAGTAGTAATGGGGATATTATAAATGTCCAGTTCGTCCCTTTCAATAAAGAAGAGCAGCAGGTCAAACGGCCCCTCAAACTGGGGTAATTTTATTTTGTAGGAGTTGTCATTCATAATGTTATGTATGGCTTTCACTTGTATTTCAGTGCCAAATGGCAACTGCATTATCAAGTGAAAGCCATCAAAAATAACGAAAATTCCCGCTCATTAGAATTTGGCGGTGAATCCGACCCCGATCACCTGCTTTACCTGCAATCTAGGCCCTAAAACGCCTGTTTTGGGGTTTTCGAAAACACGCACATCATCATCGTAAATCATATCCAGGGATATGTTTGCTGAGATGTACTTGTTCACCTGCAGATTCAGGCTATTGGTCCAGAACAGATCGATATTCTCCGGATTATGTTTGTAATTGGAGTACAGGTCCATCCTGGTTTTATATACGATGTTCTTTGCGAGTGTCTTTACCCAGTTGACAGTCAGGTAAGCACCCAGCTCACTTTTTACATGTTTACTGGTATCTACTCCGAATGCGCCCTGCGCTGCCAGGTGATCATCCATCACCACTACATAACGTGCAGTAACAGGAGAGAAGAAAACGGACAGCTGATCACTGGGTTTGTAGTCAAGACCGGGAGACAGCAGTACGTATGCAGGAGAGAAGAAACGGGACACCAATGTAGGTTTCACCGAGTCTACGCTGGAATACAGATAACCATCGGTAAACTGTGTACGGAGGTCTAACAGGGCACTCAGATACAGGTTTTTACCGATTTCGTAGCCATATTTTGTAGTGATACCGATACGGTCATCACTTTTACGACCACCAAGACTGGTCGTATTAACATAACCATATGCAAGGTCCAGTACGTTATCCCAGTTGTTTTTCCCTTTCTTGTAAAATGCATACGCATTCAGATTGGAAGCTACGGAGAAGGAGAATTTATCACCACCCGCAGCCCAGTTTGTAAGGCTTCCCTGGTTAATGTTCAGGTTGAAGATGCCACCTTTTTTCCATACAGCCGGAACGGTGTCGTTGGCGTCTTTCTTGATTTTTCCGCTGGCTTCTTCTCTGGATGTTTTCATCCAGTCGCTTTGTGCGTGCAGCACCTGGAAGCATACCAAAAAGCAAATAATAGTCAGGACGGATTTTCTCATCAGTTTAAAAAGTTGTTTAATGCTATGGATAATATGATTGCCGTTATATGGGCGTTACGAACATGCCGCGTCTATCGAACGCGGCCGCAAAGTTAGGAAACTAAAAGAGAATTTTTTTCGGAGTTGGAAGAACAGCCGGATGCGGGTTTCACAATCCGGCTGTTATAATGAGTTTATTTATTCTTCAGTGCATCACGGATCTCCATGAGCAGCTTTTCTTCATTTGTTGGCGCTGGTGGGGCTGCTGGTGCTGCTTCTTTCTTCTTACGCATACTGTTCATGAATTTCACGAGCAGGAATATACAGAAAGCGATCAGTATGAAATCAATGATACTTTGTACAAATGCACCATAGGCAAATACTGGTGCACCCGCTTCCTTCGCCTTTTCCAATGAAGGGAAATCGGTACCCTTACTTGTATTCAACAGCCAGAACTTGTCTTTGAAATTAATACCACCAGTGACAATCCCCAACACTGGCATAAAGATATTATCAACCAGTGAAGTAACGATCTTCTGGAATGCACCACCAATGATCACACCGACAGCCAGATCCATTACATTTCCTTTCGTGGCAAACTCTTTAAACTCTTTGAAGAAAGACATATACAACTATTTTTAAGGGTGAAGACAATCAGTTGCTAAGATAGTTATTATAAGTTATAACATTCATTCACATGACATTTACTGCTCCAGGTTAGGATACTGCATTTCAAACGAACGCAGTGTATCCCTCAACGTTTGTGCCACCACATATTCTTTGTACCAGTTTTTATCTGCCGGTACAATATTCCATTTCACTTCGTTACAATTTTCAATGGCATCTTCATACATCTTTCTGTAATCCTTCCAAAGCTTAGCCTCTACAGCATCACTCTTATTATATTTCCACATTTTACGCGGGTCTTCCAGCCTTTCCTGTAATCGTTTTGACTGCTCTTCCTGCGAAATGTGCAGATAGAATTTAAGTATTGTGGTGTTGTTGTCTTCGCTCAGCAAACGCTCAAAATCATTGATCGCCTGCATCCTTTTTTCAGCAGTTTTATCGTCTATCCATTTGTGTACACGCTGTATAAGAATATCTTCATAATGAGAACGGTTAAACACCTGTATCATGCCTTTGGCTGGTACATGCCGGTGAATACGCCACAGGAAATCATGCTCTTTCTCCTCATCAGTTGGTCCCTTAAATGACTTTACATTTACCCCCTGCGGATTCATATTGCCCAATACCTTACGTATCAGCCCATCCTTACCACTGGCGTCCATTCCCTGTAAGACAATTAATACCGAGTGTTTATGTTCTGCATATAGCAGATTTTGTAATTCATCCAGTTCTTTAACTATTTCTTTGGTCATTAACTTGATAGCTTCCTTATCCATTCCATCGGGAGGTGTCGTGCTGATTTCTGATAATCTGATCTTACTCATGCTGAA contains the following coding sequences:
- a CDS encoding OsmC family protein — protein: MKRTASANWKGTGKDGKGTVSSQSGVLDNTAYSYKSRFEDGTGTNPEELIAAAHSGCFTMKLSFLLSGAGFTPENIDTKATITLENGAITSSHLELKATVPGLDNAKFLELAEEARTNCPISKLLNTEITLDAQLA
- a CDS encoding ferredoxin--NADP reductase, with the translated sequence MDELYIHLRIREVIAETADTFTYRLETVDGQPLHYQPGQFITLLIYLHGTEYRRSYSFSSTPGIDPYPSVTVREKQNGEISRHILRDWKVGDKITALLPSGRFTLPAHSKTPRDIFLLGAGSGITPLYSILKDVLHHEPTAHVKLVYSNRSEQRTIFHQQLQALKAQFPEQLHIIHLYSSEPPDHIIRRLGNLSLEPLVQQQLRYHKQDAQFFVCGPPEYMRMALLTLTFMGFEEEQLHKENFVVNTAPQLARIGVPDDASRKDVTIHFRGGVHQLSLPGNRNILAAALEQGIAIPYSCKGGVCGSCTARCTKGKVWMALNEVLTDKEVEQGFVLTCTGYAASAAVVIEL
- the mscL gene encoding large conductance mechanosensitive channel protein MscL — its product is MSFFKEFKEFATKGNVMDLAVGVIIGGAFQKIVTSLVDNIFMPVLGIVTGGINFKDKFWLLNTSKGTDFPSLEKAKEAGAPVFAYGAFVQSIIDFILIAFCIFLLVKFMNSMRKKKEAAPAAPPAPTNEEKLLMEIRDALKNK
- a CDS encoding PPK2 family polyphosphate kinase, with protein sequence MSKIRLSEISTTPPDGMDKEAIKLMTKEIVKELDELQNLLYAEHKHSVLIVLQGMDASGKDGLIRKVLGNMNPQGVNVKSFKGPTDEEKEHDFLWRIHRHVPAKGMIQVFNRSHYEDILIQRVHKWIDDKTAEKRMQAINDFERLLSEDNNTTILKFYLHISQEEQSKRLQERLEDPRKMWKYNKSDAVEAKLWKDYRKMYEDAIENCNEVKWNIVPADKNWYKEYVVAQTLRDTLRSFEMQYPNLEQ
- a CDS encoding YceI family protein, yielding MAIWKIDASHSDVEFKVKHLMISSVTGYFGKYEGTAESSSDDFTDAKITFEADVNSISTKNEQRDQHLQAEDFFHAAQYPKLSFVSTGVKKVDDENYKVTGDLTLRGVTKPVELAVEFSGIVKDPYGQTKAGFDIKGKINRKDFGVSFHAVTDNGGLVLGDEVKLQASVQLVKQA
- a CDS encoding segregation and condensation protein A; translated protein: MNDNSYKIKLPQFEGPFDLLLFFIERDELDIYNIPITTITNDFLDYIHHLESLNIELASEFILFVSTLMRIKAKMLLPRKELDEQGIEIDPRQELIDKILEYKRFKQAAAELAEREAERMLQIKRGNIKKELASIGEETSEGTEIQTLTLFKLTQTFEKVMQRVKQRENKPQHVVYKYEYTMEGSREYMIELAASEKTLAFEKIFDHCRDRVHAIFLFLGMLELVQMKYLGIMVGEGRNNFIIDYIEPEDRELEVAGTFE
- the dxs gene encoding 1-deoxy-D-xylulose-5-phosphate synthase, whose translation is MNITPGPLLGKIETPADLRNLSKEQLHEVSEELRQFIIDVVSVHGGHFAASLGVVELSVALHYVFNTPYDQLVWDVGHQAYGHKILTGRRDVFHTNRKYHGISGFPKRDESEYDTFGVGHSSTSISAALGMAMASKYKGETDRQHIAVIGDGAMTAGMAFEALNHAGVANANVLIILNDNCMSIDPNVGALKEYLTDITTSPTYNKLRDDVWNLLGKLPVGKRFTRDMASKLEAGLKGVVSSSSNLFESLKLRYFGPIDGHNIVKLVDTLQDLKDIPGPKLLHIVTTKGKGYALAEKDQTTWHAPGLFDKITGEIFKKPVDKPQPPKYQDVFGHTIIELAEQNKNIMGITPAMPSGSSLKFMMEKMPDRAFDVGICEQHAVTLSAGLATQGMRVFCNIYSSFMQRAYDQALHDVAIQKLPVTFCLDRAGLVGEDGPTHHGAYDIAFMRCVPNMIISSPMNEEELRNLMYTSQLPTQEYPFVIRYPRGQGVMPDWKQPFKEIKVGTGRKVRNGKDIAILSLGHPGNFVTEACKELLADGLQPAHYDMRFVKPLDEAMLHEIFSQFDKIITVEDAAVTGGFGSAVLEFMAANGYKADVRLLGIPDRIVEHGKPDELHRECGYDATGIAAAARAMLKEKITVTA
- a CDS encoding pirin family protein, whose product is MDKIIHRADSRSFSNHGWLQSYHTFSFAGYYNPERIHFGALRVLNDDIVKGGMGFGTHPHDNMEIVSIPLSGSLEHRDNTGRHEIIRSNEVQIMSAGSGIAHSEFNASKTDPVNFLQIWVFPKLKDITPRYQQKAFDVAERQNKLQVVVSPEADSDALLINQDAWFSLGHFDEGQSVEITPKMAQQGSYLFVLDGEVEIAGEVLKARDAIGLSNYDSATVKTLKAANFLLIDVPMS
- a CDS encoding DUF3078 domain-containing protein gives rise to the protein MRKSVLTIICFLVCFQVLHAQSDWMKTSREEASGKIKKDANDTVPAVWKKGGIFNLNINQGSLTNWAAGGDKFSFSVASNLNAYAFYKKGKNNWDNVLDLAYGYVNTTSLGGRKSDDRIGITTKYGYEIGKNLYLSALLDLRTQFTDGYLYSSVDSVKPTLVSRFFSPAYVLLSPGLDYKPSDQLSVFFSPVTARYVVVMDDHLAAQGAFGVDTSKHVKSELGAYLTVNWVKTLAKNIVYKTRMDLYSNYKHNPENIDLFWTNSLNLQVNKYISANISLDMIYDDDVRVFENPKTGVLGPRLQVKQVIGVGFTAKF
- a CDS encoding helix-turn-helix domain-containing protein; protein product: MSDKRAHIEIVSLPKYAQADPKFVVSGLCELGDGFFSSNGIPHRHDFYTVYWIKKGQLINTIDTVTHAVKKNTLFFLAPGQVHKMEFSDRIEGYMIAFQDAFMCLKDQAATLMGINSSLFFNNQFSSVITLSPEQEKDFEMVVHMMMKEVQQQEADYETAFHGLLRYFLVLASRIKGSSMLAAPEQHATHNSSLFLQFKNLIEEQYVTLKNVSDYAAILHIKPVLLNEISKQLSGITAGEHIRNRVILEAQRYLYNTDLSAKEIAYKLGFEDPHYFSRFFKKYTNQTPSEFKEASRASA
- a CDS encoding Dps family protein; translated protein: MSNSTTNIGLEKKTSKELAEKLNVLLATYQLFYMNVRGFHWNIRGDKFFTLHVKFEELYTDSLTKIDEIAERILTLGFTPTHAFSDYIEQSVIAEVKHESKDVACVQHVLSGLQSLIEIEREVSALSDEVGDDGTNDLITTYIREQEKIVWMYNAYLR